The genomic window ATCAACGAGGAATACTTCCGGATTCCCCGCGCACCCGAACCGGGACGGATGCTGTTCATCGGATCCGTCGTGCCGCGCAAGTGCGTGCACGACCTCGTCCGCGCGATCGGCCAGGTCCTCAACACGCGCGCCGCTGCCGACGAACCGTGGCAGGCGAGCGCGCAGTTCCGCATCGCCGGCCCCCTCGTGGACCCGGCCAGCGAACTCGAGATCCACAGGGCGATCGACGAATACGGCTTACGGGAGCAGGTGCACATTCTCGGGCCCATCAGCCACGAACAGTTGTTGGACGAGTATGCGCGCGCACAGGTCCTGCTGATGGGCTCGCGCGAGGAGACCACGCCCCAGGTGATCGCGCAGGCCATGGCGTGCGGCCTGCCGGTGATCGCCTCTCGGGTCGGCGGCATTCCGGACATGGTCTCCGACGGCCGCACGGCGCTGCTGTTCGACCACGGCGACCTGACGACGTGCGCCGCGCATATCCGGCGGATGCTCGGCGACGACGTCCTTCGCGCGCGCATCGAGGATGCCGTGCGCGAGCAGGCCCAGCGACGATTCAACCCCGATTCGGTTGCCGAGCAGACGATCTCGGTGTACCGCGACGTTATCGCGCGGAGTCGAGAGCCTTGAAATACTCGATCGTGAGCGCGGCCCCTCGATCGAACGACACCACCGGTCGCCACCCGAGCCTGGACCCGGCGAGGGTGATGTCCGGCTTGCGCTTCCTCGGGTCGTCCTCCGGCAGCGGGTTGAACACGACGGGAGATGGCGACCCGGTCATATCCTTGATCATGCGTGCGGTCTCCAGTACGGTCAGCTCTGCCAGGCCACCGAGATTGACGGGACCGGTGAACGAGGAATCGCTTTTCGCCATCTTCACCAGCCCGTCGATCAAATCCTCGACATAGCAGAAGGTTCGGGTCTGGCTGCCGTCCCCGAAAACGGTGATCGGCTGGCCGCGCAGCGCCTGCACGATGAACTGCGAGACGATCCGTCCGTCGTCGGGGTCCATTCGGGGACCGTACGTGTTGAAGATGCGGACGACCTTGATGCGGGCGCCGAAGGCGCGTGCATACTCGAGCATCAGCGTCTCGGCGACCCGCTTGCCCTCGTCGTAGCAGGCCCGCGGGCCGAAGCAGTTGACGTTGCCCCAGTAGCCCTCGTCCTGCGGATGGATGGTGGGGTCGCCGTAGATCTCGCTGGTGGAGGCCTGCAGCACGACGGCGTTCTTCGCGAGCGCCAGCTCGAGCAGATGCCTGGTGCCGAGGTAGTTGGTGTCGAGGGTGAACACGGGATCGCGCTGGAAGGCGAAAGGCGAACCGGGACAGGCCAAGTTGAAGATGAAGTCGAGCGGGCCCGGCACCTCCGCCGCCTCGAGCGGCAGCGTCACGTCGTGGTCGAAGAAGCTGAAGCCCGGATCCCGCACCAGGTGGGCGAGGTTTTCGCGCCGGCCGGTGTAGAAGTTGTCGACGCCGATCACCTCGACGCGATCACGGCGCAGCCGATCGCACAGGTGGGACCCGAGGAAGCCGGCGGCGCCGGCAACGAGGGCTCTCAATTACGTGTTCTCCTTAGTGTCGGCCCATGCCGTAGTAGTCAAACCCCTCGTTCCGCAAGCGCTTTGGATCATAGATGTTGCGGCCGTCGAAGACGACGTGGCCGCGCATCGCCGATTTGACACGTTGCCAGGACGGCCGGTGGAACTGCTTCCACTCGGTGATCAGCACTAGCGCGTCGGCGCCCTCGATGGCCTCGTACATGTTCGGCGCGTATTCGATCGCATCCCCCAGTGCCTCCTTGGCTCGCACGCTGGCCTCCGGGTCGAACGCCCGCACCGTAGCACCGAGGTCGAGCAGCCGCCGCACAATGACCAGGGAGGCGGCCTCGCGCATGTCGTCGGTCTGCGGCTTGAAGCTGAGCCCCCACACCCCGATCCGCAGGCCCGTCAGGTCGCCCGCGGGCTGCCCGTCCCCGAAATGGGCGACGATCTTGGCGACCAGGGTCGCCTTCTGCTCGGTGTTAACCTGGTCGACGGCGCGCAGCAGGCGCATGTCAGCCCCCAGACCGGCGGCGGTATGTATCAGGGCCTGAACGTCTTTCGGCAGGCAGGAACCGCCGTACCCCACACCGGGAAACAGGAATTCGTAGCCGATACGCCGGTCGGCCCCGATGGCTTCCCGCACCGCCCCGATATCCGCCCCGGCCTTCTCACACAGGTTGGAGATCTCGTTGATGAACGAAATCTTCGTCGCAAGAAAGCAGTTGGCCGCGTACTTGGCCATCTCGGCGCTCTTGACGTCCATGACGATCAGCGGATGGAAGGTACGCAGATACGGCTCGTACAACTCCCGCATGATGTCCACCGCGCGCTTGGAATCGCTGCCGACTATCACGCGGTCCGGCTTCATGAAGTCGGTGACCGCGGTGCCTTCCTTGAGGAACTCGGGATTGGACACGACGTCGAACTCGTGCGAGGTCTTGCCGCGGATGATCTCGCGCACTTGGCCGGCGGTGCCGACGGGGACGGTCGACTTGTCGACGATCACCTTGTAGCGGTCCAGGTGCGTCCCGATATCGCTCGCCGCGGCGTGCACGTAGGACAGGTCGGCCTCACCACCGTCGCTCATCGGTGTGGCGACGGCGATGAAGATCACGTCGCCGTGTTCGATACCCCGCCGGAGGTCGGTCGTGAAGTCGATGGACCCGTTTTCCCGGTTCCTGGCGATCAATTCGGCCAGGCCGGGTTCGTAAATCGGAACCCCGCCAGCCAGCAGCTCGTCCACTTTCGCTCGGTCGATATCGACGCAAACGACGTCATTGCCGCTATCCGCCAGGCAGGCGCCCGTGACGAGGCCGACGTAACCACAGCCGATTACCGAAATCTTCAAGACGACACCCTCGCTTCCCGACGATCGCCCAATAGTCTCGCAAGCGAGCGGTCCGCGCGCGCATTTTCAGCCAGCTTCGTAACCGGTCGCATTACGTTATTTCCGCGACCCTGCGGGTGCGATATCGTTCCGCATCGGCAGCTGTCCGGCGAGCACGTGAGACATCCGGAAAACGGGAAACTTTGGCTGAATGGGATTTTGACGACGATCCAGGTCCGATAGGGTGTTGGGCGTGCCTGAAGCGGATGCCGAGCGCGATCGGACGCCATTTGCGCCGACCCAAGGGCGACAAAAGCTGGGTCACCGCATCGGTGCCACGATAAAGACGAAATTGCGGCTATCACTGATGAAGGCCGGCCGCCGGGTAACGTCTAATCGGCTGGCCAATCTGCGCTCGGTTCTCAGCTACCTCGAGATCGGCCATTGGCTGGCACACGACTTTTCGTATCTGACGGTGGACGTCGTTCCCGACGATTTCGCGGTGTTCGACCTGGCGCGGTCGAAGGTCACCGGCCAACGGCCCCTGTACCTCGAATTCGGCGTGTTCGAAGGCCGTTCGATGCGCTGGTGGTCGCAGCACCTCCCGCACCCCGACGGCAGGCTGATCGGCTTCGACAGCTTCGAAGGCCTGCCACAGGACTGGCGGCCCGGCCACGCGGCGGGTCACTTCGACGTCGGCGGCCAACCACCGAAAATCGACGACCCCCGCGTCTCGTTCGTCGTCGGCTGGTTCGACGAGAGCCTGCAGACCTTCGAGGTCCCCGAGCACGACCAGCTGATCATCAACGTTGACTGCGACGTGTACTCCAGTGCCGCCACGGTGCTGAGTTGGGCCGAGCCGCATCTCAAAGCGGGCACGCTGATTTACTTCGACGAGTTTCCCGACCGCGATCACGAGATGCGCGCCTTCCAGGAACTCATGAGCCGTTCGCCACGGGAGTTTCGGCCGCTGGCCACCGCACGCGGTCACCACTGGCTGTTCGAAGTCGTCAAGTGACGCCGGTCTGGTTTCCGGCGGGTCACAATGCAAAGGGCGGCAGGTCATTTCAATTGACCGGGCGTCGATGACCGGGCGTCGATCAGCCGATCGGCAAGCCGCACGCCCAGGGCGATACCGAGCAGCGTGGGGTTGGCCTGACTCGACGTCGGCAGCACAGAGGTGCTGGCGACATACAGGCCGCGCACGCCGTGCACCTGAAGCTGCGGGTCCACGACGCCGCCGTCCGCGGTCGCGGACATGCGAGTGGTCCCGGCCTGATGAAAGCCGGCATAACCCTGCATGAAACCGTGGACCGAACCTATGACATCGCCGGCGAGCCATTCCACGTACCCGGCACCGTGGCGGCGGAGGTGTTCGTCGATGAGATCGATGGCCGTGCGCACACTCTCGTAGTCGGCGTCCGAAAAGTACATGTGGGTGCGTAGCTTTCGCATCCCGAGGCTATCGCGCTCTTCGGTCAGCTCGACCCGGCTCTCCCAGTGCGGAAGGTGCTCGCCGTGATAGTGCAGTAGATAGCGATTGCCCGACCCCTTCACGAAAAAGCCCGGCGCCTTGCGGCCCTTGCGCAAAAACCGGGCATAGGAGAACCGGACCGCGAAGCGGATCGATCCGAACAGGTCCCGGACGATGTTGCGCAGATGCGCGGCGATCCGCGGCGGGCCCGCGGTCTTGGTGTGAGCCTCGCGAATGGCCGCCGCGAGCAGGAAACGTCCCAGCGGAGAGATCAAGGTCAGGTAGACGCCCGACAGGATCCCGCTCCCGTGCGCGGGATCGCTGATCGGCGGATTCACCATCCAGACAGCCGCATTCGGCATCTCCAGGTCGCGTTGCAACTGCGGACTGAACGTGAAGCGGCGGCGGATATAGACGCCCTCGCGGTCACGCTCGTGTTCGTAGATGACGTCGTCGGTGGTGAAGTGCACGCGTGCAACCCGGCCCTCGACGTGGGACATGTACCAGTGCCCCAGGTGGCCGCCGGCGTTGCCCAGCCCGTCGCGATGATGGCGATCCGAGGCGAGCAGCAGCCGGGTCGCCTCCAACCCGCCGGTCGCCAGAACGTAGTCCGTCGCGACGATGCTGCCCTGCCGCCCCTCGAGCGTCTTCACGATGAGGTGGTCCACGGCATCACCGGCTTCGGTGGTCACGACCTCGGTGCAGGTGAGGCCAATCCACACGGTCAGCCGCGGGGTGTTGCGCAGCGCGTCCCGGTACTCGCGCCCGAAACGCGTTGGCAGGGACCAACGTTCCAGATCTGTGGTGCGCACCTGCTCATCGGGCAGCCCCGCGACCATGTCCCGCTGCGCCACCTCCGGGACGTCCCGCGCGTTGAATACCGCGTGGCCGCAACCCGCCCAATCGCAGGCCCGCTGCAGATAGGGCTCGACATCCTCGTACCGGATCGGCCAGGGTGACTGCGCGCTGATGGGCCGGTCCTCGAAATCGATGGCGTCGAATTTGACACAACGGCCGCCCCACAGCGCCGAGGTCCCGCCCACCTGCCGACGGACCATCAGCTCACTGCGCGAATGAAAGTAGTCGTCCTGCCGCGAATCGAACGACGCCAGGTCCTGCGCGCCGCGATCCGCACGCTCCAAACCGCTTTCGATGAGCGCCACTTCCACGCCCGCCTCCGCGAGCTGCAACGCGATGGCGATGCCGATCGGGCCGGCCCCGACAACCACGACATCGGTCCGGATCGTCGTGTTCGGGGCGAACTGCGCCGGCCGGCGAATCACGGGGGGCCCCGTCGGAACTGCTCGACGAGGGCGAGAAACCTGGTGCGGGTCTCCTCGTCCGGCGGCGCGGAGACGGCGCCCGCCGCGTCGGCGACACGGCGCGGGTCGGTGCTGCTGTACAGAATCGCGCGACAGCCCGTCCCGGTGGCCGAAGACGCCAGGATCAGCCTCGGCAGCATGCCGGGTGCCAGCGGGTCGGCCTGCAGTGTGTCGCACCAGTGTCCGGCCAGCCGCGCATCCGCGCGCAACGCGGCGCACAGGGTGGTGTACGACCGGTTGAATACGCCGAATCCGAGATCGGCCGGGCGCGGCGGAGGATCTAGCAGGTCGCCGCGAACCTGGCTCACGCCCCGGGGTGCGAACGCGGCGGCGAAATCGACCTCGAGCCCTTCGTCCTGGGACACGCCCCAGGCACGAATCTTGCCCTGCCGGCGGGCCCGCTCGAAGAACTCGCCGAGTTCCTCGGTTGCGACGATGTCCGCGGGCCTCGGGCCGTGGACGAACAGGATGTCGACGTAGTCGACACCCAGCGCCGCGAGGCTCTCGTCCAGGCTGCGTGCCGCGCGGGCCGCGTCGTACAACCGCGTGGTCTGGTCCGGTTCCTGGCGCCGCTTGACGGCGCGCCGCAACGCCGGCGTCTTGCGCAGCACCGCGCGCGCCGGAGCCTGGAAGCGGCCGAGCCGCCGGGCCGCGCCCCCGACCTCGATGCCGAACTTGGTGGCCACTGTCACCGAGTCGCGATTCACGGTGCGCAAGAACGCCCCCAGTTCGGCCTCGGCCATCCCGAGCCCGTACATCCGCGCGGTGTCGAAGTGGGTGATGCCGTGGTCGACCGCGCTGCCCAGCACGGCCATCCGCTCCCTGCGGAACGGCGACTGCATCAAACCCCCGCACCCGAAACCGACGGCGCTGATCTGCACCCCCGGCTCCCGAAGCTCAATTCGTTCCAACACCGAGGCTCTCGTAGATCCTGCGCAGCTCTGCGCCGATGACTTCCGGGCTGCGGGTCGCCGCGATGTGCGCCTGCCCCTTCAGACCGTCCCGCTCGGCCAGTTCCGGGTCGCGCAGGTAGCGGGCGATTGCCGCCGCCAGGGCCGGCGGATCATCAACGGGGACAAGCATTTTCGGGTCGGGCACGATGCCCGGCGTGCCGGAGACGGGGGTTGCCACGACCGGTCGCGCGCCGGCGAGGGCCTCGGTCACGATCAGCGGCATCGCCTCGGCGCGGGAGGGCAGAACGACCACCCGGGCGGTGCGAATCAATCCGGGGATGGCGTCCGGGTGCACCGCGGGCTCCACCGAGAAGCGCTCTAGCGGTGGCGGGGTGTAGTCGTCGATCGGGCCGACAACCCGGCACTCCCCTTCGATGCCCTCGTCCAGCAGCAGTTGCCAAGCCGCGGCAAGGGTGTCGACACCCTTACGCAGGCCGATGGTGCCGGCGAACAGCGCGACGGGTGGCGTCCTGCCGGCCGCGGGCGCATCCCAGTCGATCGGGGCCGGGTTCACCGAGATGGTGCTGGGCACACCAGGCGCCAACTGCCCAACGCTGGCCCGCGCCTCGTCCGAGAAGACGATCAGGTGGTCCGCGCGGCGCAGCGTGGCTCCGATGAAGCGGCGGTGCTGCAGGACTTCCCTGGCGACGTCGGCGCCCTGCAGGGTCGCAACGATCCGCAGGCCCCGCGCCTTGGCCAGTCGAATCAGCGTGCCCTCACGCAGCCACGCTCCGCCATCCGAGATGTGGAAGTGCACGATAGTCGTGCGCGGTACCCGGGCAAGCGCGGCCCCCGCGCGCGCGGTCAGAACGAAATTCTTCGCGTGATGCCGCCCGTCCCAGGTGGACAGGACGCGGATCTCGTCCGCGCCCATCTTGTGGTCGCGGATCACCCGGATCACGGTCTGCGTCCCGCCGAAGCTGTACACGTCGGGCCCGACGTGTACAACGCTGATCATCGGCGTCCCCAGAACGGATTTACCACGGCGTCAAGGTACATCGGCAGACTCCCGGATGGTGGGATTATCAATGGGAAGCGGACGCGCCGACCAACGTCGGCCCGGCACCGACCTCGACCGGGTCCGCGTCCCGGGCGGTCTCGCGCAGGCCCGCGAACGCCATGGTCGATCCGAGGGCCAAGCCGAGCGCCAGGGAGTCCGACGGCATTTCCGGCAGCGGCCACACGGCGGATATCGCCAGCAGGCCCATGCTGACCGCCGCGCTGATCTTCGCCGCCGGCGTGCGCCGGCGCAGCGCCCGGATCAGCGGCACGAGGGCGAACACGGCGAACGCAGCCATGCCGACCGCCCCGCCTTTGGCCACCCACCACAGATAGAAATTGTGGGAGTAGGCCGGGTAGAACGTCGTGGCGAACTCGTCGGTCCCGTTCGGCGCCTGGTACTTATAGCCCAGGCCGTGGCCGAATACTGGCGCCTTGGCGATCGTGGCGTTCAACAGTGCGTCTTCCCGCAGCCTTTCCAGCGCCGATTCGTCCACGGCGAGCGCCTTGGACGACACCCCGCCGAGCACCCGCTGGTTGAATGCGCTGAATTGATCGGCAAGCCATATCCCGGCCGCAGAATTCTTGAGCAGGAACAACGAACCCGGAATCGTCACTGCCACGAGCACGCCGCTGACCACACCGACGACGGCGGTGTGGCGCAGCGTCTTCCAGCTCGGGCTGGCGAGCAGGGCGACGGCGGCGGCCACGCCCATCGAGATCAGCGTGTTGCGGGAGAAGGACAGCAGCGAAATGACCAGCGCGGGCGGGCCCAGCGTCAGAAACAACGAGGACCTGTGCACACCGACGATCGCGGCGGCCACCAGTGCGCTCAGCACGGCGGTCGCCGGCGTCTGGGTGAGCAGGATGATGCGCAGGGCGTGGTCGGCGCCGGAAACCCCGGTGAGGCTCTCGGCCCGGCCGGCCAGCCGGATGGCGTGCAACGAGCTCACGATAGCCATCCCCGCGGAAAACCACAGAATCGCGATCGTGACGTAGATCGTCCATCGGATGTGTCCGCCGTAGACGATGACCAGTCCGAGGATGAAGCCGACGGGGATCTCGAGCAGCGTGATCGATTCACGCAGCACGACCAATGCCTCACTGCCGGTCTCGAATCCGGCCGCGGTCGAGACCGCCACCACGAAGGCGAACATCGCGGGCAACAGATAGTCGACGAACCGAAGGCGGACCTTCGGCAACAGGTAGCAGATCGCCAGGATCGCCGCCACGAGGTAGGCGTAGATCACCGCCGGGCCGATGACCTTGCCGACGTGCAGGCCTTGGGGCAGCGCCGCGAAGGCGCCGATCAGCGCGACGGCGATCATCAGCTCCGGTTTGACCCAGTAGACGACCAGGCAGAACGTCGCGGCGATCAGCAGCGTTCCTTCGGTGGTCAGACGCACCGACAGCACGCCGTACACGAAGCAAACGAACATGAACGCCGACAGCAGAGCCGCGTTGACCGCCAGGCGGTGGCGACTCTGCAAGTAAGGGATCACGCCGGCCCGCTGACCTTTGCCCGGTACGCCTTGGCCGCCGCCCGGCTGTGAATGGCGGGCCGCGCCTCGGTCAGGACGGTGCCGACGATATGGGCGCCGGCCGCGCGCAGCGTGGTCAACGCGTCGTTGAGTTCGTCGATGGTGGTCCGACCGGCCCGCACCACCAGCAGCGTGGCTTGCACGGCGCCGGCCAACAGGGCGGCGTCGGCGGTCGCCAGCACGGGCGGGCCGTCGACGACGACCCTGGCGAACCGCGACGACAAGTCCACCAGGACGTTGTCGATCACTTCGGGCGCGAACACGCTGACCGACGACGTCTCCCGGCGGGCCGACCGGGACGCGAGGATGAACAGCCGAGCTATCGGCGACGGCTTCACGACCTCGGCGGCGCTGCGCGGGTAGGCCAGCGCGCTGGCCAGGCCCTCGCCCGACTCGACGTTCAGCAAACCGGCGATGACGGGCCGGCGGGTGTCGCCCTCGATGACCAGGACGTCCTCGCCGAGTTCGGCGAACGCCCGCGCCAGGTTCAGCACGGTAGTCGTGGTCCCTTCGCCGCCGAACGGCGCCACCACCAGCACCCGGCGGCCCTCGGGGCCCATCGCCCGGCGCAGCCGGGCGCGCAGGTCGCGGACCGCGTCGTCGAAGATGACGTCGGTGCCGAACCGTGCCACGCCGCCCCGCTTGCCGGGCAACTCACCCAACGTCGGCACGCCCGAAAGCTGTTCAAGCTTCTCGCGGCTGCGCACGGTGCGATCGGTGGTCTCGCGCACCAGCGCCACCGACACGGCGAGCAGCAGACCGGCGACGAGCCCCATCGCCATGTTGCGCACCGGCGCCGGGCTGTAAGCATGCTCGGGCACCCGCGGCGGCTCGATCACCCGGGCCCGCGCCACCGGCACCGGTTTGCCGTTGAACTGTTGCACGCCGGGCACTTCGGTCTGGCCCGGCGGCAGGGGCGGCGTCGTTTCGGTCTCCGTCGGGGGCGCGCCGGGCGCCGTCGTTCCCGGCGGCCCCGGCCGGGAGCTCATCGCCAGTGTCGGGACGATCGCGACGAACTGGTCAGCCATCGCTCCCGCCAGCGCTGCGGCCCGGCGCGGCTCGGTGTCTTTGACGGTGATCGTGAACAGCATCGACTTCGCGGTGTATTTCACCGCGGTGTTGGCCACCAGGTCGTCGACGGTGAGCGGGACCTGAAGCTGGCTGATCGCTTTCTCCGCCACGGTCCGTCCGCCGGCGATCTGGGCGTAGGAGGACAACCGCTCCTGCGCGGTGAGCGTGCCGTTGTACAGCTCGGTCAGGTCGGTGGCGCCGGAGAACGAGATGAGGACGGTGGCCGAGGACTGGTAGTGCTTGGTCTGCAGGGCGGTAATGGCTGCGGCGCCGATCGTGCACATCAGTAGCGCGGTCATCGCCAGCTTCCAGTGCGCGAGCAGAATCCGGACAAAGGTACGGAAATCCATCGCTTACCAACCCTCCTGGAGGCTGCAGCCGCCAATAGCATCCACAAGGTCTCCTTAGCGGGCGCAGCACAAACTCATTGCACATTATGCAGCATCCCCAAGCAGCGTCATGCAGCGTCATCCGAACGTCAATGGTGCCGCCCGGCGAGCGACCCGAGTCCGCGCCGCGCCGCTGCGCTGGCTGGCATTCTCAGGGCGCGGGAGACAGCAACACCTCGCGGGGGATGTCGAGCGTCGCGATCGGATAACCCCCGGAAGCGTCGCGTCCGTCGCGGGCCAAGTGCATCGGCGGGTAGTCCACCACGTGCGACGCGCCCGGCTTGTGCTGCTGCCACTCCACCGCGGCCTGCAGCGTGTAGTGCCCCGGCGCCAACCCCGTCATGTCGACCGACACGGATTCGCTGGCCGACACCGGCACCGCCTGGTCGCG from Mycobacterium shigaense includes these protein-coding regions:
- a CDS encoding glycosyltransferase family 4 protein codes for the protein MVQADSARPLRVALVSDYPTDGDMGPDNGVQSVTHNLAQALAVRPDIECHVIAAMNHATTTYRQVGALQVHYVKRLNLPRLITLRAHDVPRLISVIRSINPDVVHGQGQDRHALGALGSGFPTVITPHGVLFIESLLLQKNRFDIVGAAKKRGVINMEREVFRRSHDMIIISRYLPRTYGPMLTARTHFIENPINEEYFRIPRAPEPGRMLFIGSVVPRKCVHDLVRAIGQVLNTRAAADEPWQASAQFRIAGPLVDPASELEIHRAIDEYGLREQVHILGPISHEQLLDEYARAQVLLMGSREETTPQVIAQAMACGLPVIASRVGGIPDMVSDGRTALLFDHGDLTTCAAHIRRMLGDDVLRARIEDAVREQAQRRFNPDSVAEQTISVYRDVIARSREP
- a CDS encoding UDP-glucuronic acid decarboxylase family protein, whose amino-acid sequence is MRALVAGAAGFLGSHLCDRLRRDRVEVIGVDNFYTGRRENLAHLVRDPGFSFFDHDVTLPLEAAEVPGPLDFIFNLACPGSPFAFQRDPVFTLDTNYLGTRHLLELALAKNAVVLQASTSEIYGDPTIHPQDEGYWGNVNCFGPRACYDEGKRVAETLMLEYARAFGARIKVVRIFNTYGPRMDPDDGRIVSQFIVQALRGQPITVFGDGSQTRTFCYVEDLIDGLVKMAKSDSSFTGPVNLGGLAELTVLETARMIKDMTGSPSPVVFNPLPEDDPRKRKPDITLAGSRLGWRPVVSFDRGAALTIEYFKALDSAR
- a CDS encoding UDP-glucose dehydrogenase family protein, with translation MKISVIGCGYVGLVTGACLADSGNDVVCVDIDRAKVDELLAGGVPIYEPGLAELIARNRENGSIDFTTDLRRGIEHGDVIFIAVATPMSDGGEADLSYVHAAASDIGTHLDRYKVIVDKSTVPVGTAGQVREIIRGKTSHEFDVVSNPEFLKEGTAVTDFMKPDRVIVGSDSKRAVDIMRELYEPYLRTFHPLIVMDVKSAEMAKYAANCFLATKISFINEISNLCEKAGADIGAVREAIGADRRIGYEFLFPGVGYGGSCLPKDVQALIHTAAGLGADMRLLRAVDQVNTEQKATLVAKIVAHFGDGQPAGDLTGLRIGVWGLSFKPQTDDMREAASLVIVRRLLDLGATVRAFDPEASVRAKEALGDAIEYAPNMYEAIEGADALVLITEWKQFHRPSWQRVKSAMRGHVVFDGRNIYDPKRLRNEGFDYYGMGRH
- a CDS encoding class I SAM-dependent methyltransferase, producing the protein MPEADAERDRTPFAPTQGRQKLGHRIGATIKTKLRLSLMKAGRRVTSNRLANLRSVLSYLEIGHWLAHDFSYLTVDVVPDDFAVFDLARSKVTGQRPLYLEFGVFEGRSMRWWSQHLPHPDGRLIGFDSFEGLPQDWRPGHAAGHFDVGGQPPKIDDPRVSFVVGWFDESLQTFEVPEHDQLIINVDCDVYSSAATVLSWAEPHLKAGTLIYFDEFPDRDHEMRAFQELMSRSPREFRPLATARGHHWLFEVVK
- a CDS encoding GMC oxidoreductase, translating into MIRRPAQFAPNTTIRTDVVVVGAGPIGIAIALQLAEAGVEVALIESGLERADRGAQDLASFDSRQDDYFHSRSELMVRRQVGGTSALWGGRCVKFDAIDFEDRPISAQSPWPIRYEDVEPYLQRACDWAGCGHAVFNARDVPEVAQRDMVAGLPDEQVRTTDLERWSLPTRFGREYRDALRNTPRLTVWIGLTCTEVVTTEAGDAVDHLIVKTLEGRQGSIVATDYVLATGGLEATRLLLASDRHHRDGLGNAGGHLGHWYMSHVEGRVARVHFTTDDVIYEHERDREGVYIRRRFTFSPQLQRDLEMPNAAVWMVNPPISDPAHGSGILSGVYLTLISPLGRFLLAAAIREAHTKTAGPPRIAAHLRNIVRDLFGSIRFAVRFSYARFLRKGRKAPGFFVKGSGNRYLLHYHGEHLPHWESRVELTEERDSLGMRKLRTHMYFSDADYESVRTAIDLIDEHLRRHGAGYVEWLAGDVIGSVHGFMQGYAGFHQAGTTRMSATADGGVVDPQLQVHGVRGLYVASTSVLPTSSQANPTLLGIALGVRLADRLIDARSSTPGQLK
- a CDS encoding aldo/keto reductase, with protein sequence MQISAVGFGCGGLMQSPFRRERMAVLGSAVDHGITHFDTARMYGLGMAEAELGAFLRTVNRDSVTVATKFGIEVGGAARRLGRFQAPARAVLRKTPALRRAVKRRQEPDQTTRLYDAARAARSLDESLAALGVDYVDILFVHGPRPADIVATEELGEFFERARRQGKIRAWGVSQDEGLEVDFAAAFAPRGVSQVRGDLLDPPPRPADLGFGVFNRSYTTLCAALRADARLAGHWCDTLQADPLAPGMLPRLILASSATGTGCRAILYSSTDPRRVADAAGAVSAPPDEETRTRFLALVEQFRRGPP
- a CDS encoding glycosyltransferase family 4 protein; protein product: MISVVHVGPDVYSFGGTQTVIRVIRDHKMGADEIRVLSTWDGRHHAKNFVLTARAGAALARVPRTTIVHFHISDGGAWLREGTLIRLAKARGLRIVATLQGADVAREVLQHRRFIGATLRRADHLIVFSDEARASVGQLAPGVPSTISVNPAPIDWDAPAAGRTPPVALFAGTIGLRKGVDTLAAAWQLLLDEGIEGECRVVGPIDDYTPPPLERFSVEPAVHPDAIPGLIRTARVVVLPSRAEAMPLIVTEALAGARPVVATPVSGTPGIVPDPKMLVPVDDPPALAAAIARYLRDPELAERDGLKGQAHIAATRSPEVIGAELRRIYESLGVGTN
- a CDS encoding O-antigen ligase family protein translates to MIPYLQSRHRLAVNAALLSAFMFVCFVYGVLSVRLTTEGTLLIAATFCLVVYWVKPELMIAVALIGAFAALPQGLHVGKVIGPAVIYAYLVAAILAICYLLPKVRLRFVDYLLPAMFAFVVAVSTAAGFETGSEALVVLRESITLLEIPVGFILGLVIVYGGHIRWTIYVTIAILWFSAGMAIVSSLHAIRLAGRAESLTGVSGADHALRIILLTQTPATAVLSALVAAAIVGVHRSSLFLTLGPPALVISLLSFSRNTLISMGVAAAVALLASPSWKTLRHTAVVGVVSGVLVAVTIPGSLFLLKNSAAGIWLADQFSAFNQRVLGGVSSKALAVDESALERLREDALLNATIAKAPVFGHGLGYKYQAPNGTDEFATTFYPAYSHNFYLWWVAKGGAVGMAAFAVFALVPLIRALRRRTPAAKISAAVSMGLLAISAVWPLPEMPSDSLALGLALGSTMAFAGLRETARDADPVEVGAGPTLVGASASH
- a CDS encoding polysaccharide biosynthesis tyrosine autokinase, whose amino-acid sequence is MDFRTFVRILLAHWKLAMTALLMCTIGAAAITALQTKHYQSSATVLISFSGATDLTELYNGTLTAQERLSSYAQIAGGRTVAEKAISQLQVPLTVDDLVANTAVKYTAKSMLFTITVKDTEPRRAAALAGAMADQFVAIVPTLAMSSRPGPPGTTAPGAPPTETETTPPLPPGQTEVPGVQQFNGKPVPVARARVIEPPRVPEHAYSPAPVRNMAMGLVAGLLLAVSVALVRETTDRTVRSREKLEQLSGVPTLGELPGKRGGVARFGTDVIFDDAVRDLRARLRRAMGPEGRRVLVVAPFGGEGTTTTVLNLARAFAELGEDVLVIEGDTRRPVIAGLLNVESGEGLASALAYPRSAAEVVKPSPIARLFILASRSARRETSSVSVFAPEVIDNVLVDLSSRFARVVVDGPPVLATADAALLAGAVQATLLVVRAGRTTIDELNDALTTLRAAGAHIVGTVLTEARPAIHSRAAAKAYRAKVSGPA